Proteins encoded together in one Hymenobacter monticola window:
- a CDS encoding arabinan endo-1,5-alpha-L-arabinosidase, which translates to MKPLLLLGMLLCCLTAVAQPVVPLIPAHDPVLARQDGAYYMFCTGPGIAVWSSRDRQHWTREKPVFATAPAWATQAVPGFRDNHIWAPDISYHNGTYYLFYSISAFGKNTSCIGLATNKTLNPASPDFNWTDRGRVVQSVPGRDQWNAIDPNLMRDEAGQPWLTFGSFWGGIKLVQLRPDLTAPAQPEQWRTLARRPHDPKYDDAQPGDDAIEAPFLFRKGDYYYLFTSWDYCCRGPQSTYKMVVGRAKSITGPYLDRTGKPLDQGGGTLVLQGDKNWFGVGHNSVYTFDNADYLVFHGYDAADKGRSKLRIEPLRWDAEGWPAVN; encoded by the coding sequence ATGAAACCATTGCTTTTGCTGGGAATGCTTCTGTGTTGCCTCACCGCTGTGGCACAGCCGGTGGTCCCCCTCATCCCGGCTCACGACCCGGTGCTGGCGCGACAGGACGGGGCGTACTACATGTTCTGCACGGGCCCGGGCATTGCGGTGTGGTCGTCGCGCGACCGGCAGCATTGGACGCGCGAAAAGCCCGTGTTTGCCACGGCGCCCGCGTGGGCCACACAGGCCGTGCCTGGGTTCCGCGACAACCACATTTGGGCCCCGGACATTTCGTATCACAACGGCACGTACTACCTGTTTTATTCGATTTCGGCATTCGGCAAAAACACCTCCTGCATCGGCCTGGCCACGAACAAAACCCTGAACCCGGCCTCGCCCGACTTTAACTGGACCGACCGCGGGCGGGTGGTGCAATCGGTGCCCGGCCGCGACCAGTGGAACGCCATCGACCCCAACCTGATGCGCGACGAAGCCGGCCAACCCTGGCTCACCTTTGGTTCGTTTTGGGGAGGCATCAAGCTGGTGCAGCTCCGGCCCGACCTCACCGCCCCGGCCCAACCCGAGCAGTGGCGCACGCTGGCCCGCCGCCCGCACGACCCCAAGTACGACGACGCGCAACCCGGTGACGACGCCATTGAAGCCCCGTTTCTCTTCCGCAAGGGCGATTACTACTACCTCTTCACGTCGTGGGACTACTGCTGCCGCGGGCCGCAAAGCACCTACAAGATGGTGGTGGGGCGCGCCAAAAGCATTACCGGCCCCTACCTCGACCGCACCGGCAAGCCCCTGGACCAGGGCGGTGGCACGCTGGTGCTGCAAGGCGATAAGAACTGGTTTGGGGTGGGCCACAATTCGGTTTACACCTTCGACAACGCCGATTACCTGGTGTTCCACGGCTACGATGCCGCCGACAAGGGCCGCTCCAAGCTGCGCATCGAGCCCCTGCGCTGGGACGCCGAAGGCTGGCCCGCGGTCAATTAA
- a CDS encoding RICIN domain-containing protein codes for MIKSLLFGALITGSVLAAGSAQAQGAITNGGVYKLTHYGVVADGSAAQFGVPAGTPLCLDVDNNLSTAGTSIGQWGDNGIDAQRFVFVLQTDGSYKLRHLGTVMYVQSVALNKAQGTQIEQNVLATTNDDAQRWLITDPNNNGRYKFTLKNSANAAGISQVLEVGFGSPVPGARVNLWEDNGFEPAQRWQLTRTAVSSTKNAADVLLWLQAYPNPLSQGQTLSLLIEAQHSGKAEINVLDVMGRLVHQEAADLRAGGNPLTLHNNPLSPGLYLVRLQQSGRVQQTQVLVR; via the coding sequence ATGATAAAATCATTACTCTTCGGCGCGCTCATTACCGGTTCGGTACTTGCTGCCGGTTCGGCGCAGGCGCAGGGCGCCATCACCAACGGCGGCGTATACAAGCTCACCCACTACGGGGTGGTGGCCGACGGTTCGGCCGCCCAATTCGGCGTGCCGGCCGGCACCCCCCTGTGCCTGGACGTGGACAACAACCTGTCGACCGCCGGCACCAGCATCGGGCAGTGGGGCGACAACGGCATCGATGCCCAGCGCTTCGTGTTCGTTCTGCAGACCGATGGCTCGTATAAGCTGCGGCACCTGGGCACGGTGATGTACGTGCAAAGCGTGGCCCTGAACAAGGCCCAGGGCACCCAAATCGAGCAAAACGTATTGGCCACGACCAACGACGACGCCCAGCGCTGGCTCATAACCGACCCCAACAACAACGGCCGCTACAAATTCACGCTCAAGAACTCCGCCAATGCCGCGGGAATATCGCAGGTGCTGGAGGTCGGCTTTGGCAGCCCGGTCCCCGGCGCCCGCGTCAACCTGTGGGAAGACAACGGCTTCGAGCCCGCCCAGCGCTGGCAGCTGACCCGCACGGCCGTATCGTCTACCAAGAACGCGGCCGATGTCCTGCTCTGGCTACAAGCCTACCCCAATCCCCTGTCGCAGGGCCAAACCCTCTCGCTGCTAATTGAAGCCCAGCACAGCGGCAAAGCCGAGATTAACGTGCTGGACGTAATGGGCCGCCTGGTGCACCAGGAAGCGGCCGATTTACGGGCCGGTGGCAACCCGCTCACCCTGCACAACAACCCGTTGTCCCCAGGCCTGTACCTCGTGCGCCTCCAGCAAAGCGGCCGCGTGCAGCAAACCCAAGTACTGGTGCGCTAG
- a CDS encoding glycoside hydrolase family 43 protein, with product MPAAAAAQTAPAPTGGNPIIKAKYTADPAALVHNGTVYLYAGHDEAPAPEQRYVMHEWLCYSSTDMVTWKEHPSPLNVKAFAWAKDDAWASQVIARNGKFYWYAAVEHGSVPGKALGVAVSDSPTGPFKDARGSALITNAMTESKISWDDIDPTVFIDGKGQAYLYWGNTNCYWAKLKPNMTELDGPINKVTNLPAYTEAPWVHRANGWYYLSYATGFPEKIAYAMSRSIEGPWEYKGLLNEVAGNSNTNHQSIIDFKGQTYFVYHNGAINTDGGSFRRSVCIDYLYYNKDGTMKRVAMTSEGVKAVK from the coding sequence TTGCCTGCTGCCGCCGCGGCCCAGACAGCCCCGGCCCCCACTGGCGGCAACCCCATTATCAAAGCCAAGTACACGGCCGACCCCGCCGCGCTGGTGCACAACGGCACGGTGTACCTCTACGCCGGGCACGACGAGGCCCCGGCCCCGGAGCAGCGCTACGTAATGCACGAGTGGCTCTGCTACTCCTCCACCGACATGGTGACCTGGAAAGAGCATCCGTCGCCGCTCAACGTGAAGGCCTTTGCCTGGGCCAAGGACGACGCGTGGGCCTCGCAGGTGATAGCGCGCAACGGCAAGTTCTACTGGTATGCCGCCGTGGAGCACGGCAGCGTACCGGGCAAGGCCCTTGGCGTGGCCGTATCGGACAGTCCCACCGGACCGTTCAAGGACGCGCGGGGCTCGGCCCTGATTACCAACGCCATGACCGAAAGCAAAATCTCGTGGGACGACATCGACCCCACGGTATTCATCGACGGCAAGGGCCAGGCCTACCTGTACTGGGGCAATACGAACTGCTACTGGGCCAAGCTCAAGCCCAACATGACCGAGCTAGACGGCCCCATCAACAAGGTGACCAACCTGCCGGCCTACACCGAAGCGCCCTGGGTGCACCGCGCCAACGGTTGGTACTACCTGAGCTACGCCACCGGCTTCCCCGAAAAAATAGCCTACGCCATGAGCCGCAGCATCGAGGGCCCCTGGGAGTATAAGGGCCTCCTGAACGAGGTGGCCGGCAACTCCAACACCAACCATCAGTCCATCATCGACTTCAAGGGCCAGACCTACTTTGTGTACCACAACGGCGCCATCAACACCGACGGCGGCAGCTTCCGCCGCTCGGTGTGCATCGACTACCTGTATTACAATAAAGACGGCACCATGAAGCGCGTGGCCATGACCAGCGAAGGCGTGAAAGCAGTGAAATAG